The Apibacter raozihei genome contains a region encoding:
- a CDS encoding helix-turn-helix transcriptional regulator: MNLQKIWDNISDIGIEHEEDEKIVYRVRLLNQYIFIVFLVFFIHALHNFLYIKDMYSGNVLMYLSMFFLIALFIPVKLKSFRFLVFSVFLLLIWVIFFYESYSNNESGIYFYYFPLILALPFIFDFKTDYIYMIIIVLLVLMSILINIVTEYSWFINDELTHSIKRNTTFISASISGMIVIVDLVFIIKKNYIIHKLYEETFQKELQLEEQKKQLLLLSEKGVINSKQKLIQLAINNDSSFFSTFSEVYPSFFSGLLKLDPDLSVAELEFCAYTKLGFSIKEIATYKYISIRAVEARKYRIRKKLNFATGKELNAWILDFDIDSRI, from the coding sequence ATGAATTTACAAAAAATATGGGATAATATCTCGGATATAGGAATAGAACATGAAGAAGATGAAAAAATTGTTTATCGTGTTAGATTATTAAATCAATATATATTTATTGTCTTTTTGGTTTTTTTTATTCATGCATTGCATAATTTCTTATACATAAAAGATATGTATTCGGGAAATGTTTTAATGTATTTATCAATGTTTTTTTTGATAGCGCTTTTTATACCTGTAAAATTAAAAAGTTTTCGTTTTCTGGTTTTTTCAGTTTTTCTATTACTCATATGGGTTATTTTTTTTTATGAATCTTATTCAAATAATGAATCCGGAATTTATTTTTATTATTTTCCATTAATATTGGCACTTCCATTTATTTTTGATTTCAAGACTGATTATATATACATGATAATTATTGTTTTACTTGTCTTGATGTCAATTTTAATTAATATTGTAACCGAATATTCTTGGTTTATTAATGATGAATTAACCCATTCAATAAAAAGAAATACCACCTTTATATCAGCATCTATCAGTGGAATGATTGTTATTGTTGATTTAGTCTTCATTATAAAGAAAAATTATATTATACATAAACTATATGAGGAAACTTTTCAAAAAGAGCTTCAATTAGAAGAACAAAAAAAACAGCTATTGTTGCTATCTGAAAAAGGAGTTATAAACTCAAAACAAAAATTAATACAGTTAGCAATTAATAATGATTCTTCTTTTTTTTCAACCTTTTCTGAAGTATATCCTTCATTTTTTTCGGGTTTATTAAAACTGGATCCGGACTTATCAGTTGCAGAATTGGAATTTTGTGCCTACACTAAACTAGGTTTTTCCATTAAAGAAATAGCTACGTATAAATACATTTCAATTAGAGCTGTGGAAGCTAGAAAATACAGAATACGTAAAAAATTGAATTTTGCTACAGGAAAAGAATTAAATGCCTGGATTTTAGATTTTGATATAGATAGCAGAATATAA
- a CDS encoding complex I subunit 4 family protein, with translation MLVLAILLLPIIGSGLLFALKGTFSKYIALAVSLVQLLLTIFLWHKFNINDTEACQLLLEQPASVLPMLSNIHFGVDSLGILMVLLTNVLVPIIIYSGLNDERPSVFYALILFMQFGLIGIFTSMDGLLFYIFWEVALIPIWFICGMFGTGENRLKINLKFFIYTFFGSLFMLVALIYAYLQAGSFDLAKLYQANLSPESQIFIFWMLFLAFAIKLPIFPFHTWQADTYSMAPTQGSMLLSGIMLKMGVFGILKLLLPLAPEAVAGSSGIIALVLSIIGIVYASLIAVVQTDIKRLIAFSSMAHVGLIAAGIFSSAIIALNKGSNLAGIEGASIQMLAHGINVVGLFYAADILIKRFGTRDLTKMGGLATKAPFFAVLFMIISLGTMAVPLTNAFIGEFLLLKGIFNLSIAGAVIAGLTLILCAVYTTKMYGMSMFGTGNEEFLSKQKDIALQPKIGLIVVAILILVMGVYPQPLLTLSTETATQVLSLLIK, from the coding sequence ATGTTAGTTTTAGCAATTCTACTCTTACCGATAATCGGATCAGGATTATTATTTGCCTTGAAAGGCACATTTTCAAAATATATAGCATTAGCTGTGTCATTGGTGCAGTTACTGCTCACAATTTTCCTTTGGCATAAGTTTAATATAAACGATACAGAAGCCTGTCAGTTATTATTGGAACAGCCAGCCTCAGTACTACCAATGCTGTCAAACATCCATTTCGGTGTCGATAGCTTAGGAATCTTAATGGTTTTATTAACCAATGTTTTAGTACCTATTATAATTTATTCAGGCTTAAATGATGAAAGACCCTCAGTTTTTTATGCTCTGATATTATTTATGCAATTTGGTCTGATTGGGATCTTTACATCTATGGACGGATTGTTATTCTATATATTTTGGGAAGTAGCACTTATTCCTATCTGGTTTATATGTGGAATGTTTGGCACAGGAGAAAACAGGTTAAAAATAAACTTAAAGTTCTTTATATATACTTTTTTTGGATCGCTATTTATGCTTGTAGCCTTAATATATGCCTATTTACAAGCAGGATCATTCGATCTGGCTAAATTATATCAGGCAAATTTATCACCAGAATCTCAGATATTTATCTTTTGGATGTTATTTTTAGCCTTTGCAATAAAATTACCAATTTTTCCTTTTCATACATGGCAGGCAGATACCTACTCAATGGCACCTACACAAGGATCTATGCTTTTGTCAGGAATCATGCTAAAAATGGGTGTTTTCGGAATTCTTAAGTTGTTACTACCTTTAGCTCCCGAGGCTGTTGCTGGTTCTTCAGGTATCATTGCATTGGTATTATCTATTATAGGAATAGTATATGCTTCATTAATTGCTGTAGTACAGACAGACATAAAAAGATTGATAGCATTTTCGTCTATGGCCCACGTAGGCTTAATTGCTGCGGGTATTTTCTCAAGTGCGATTATAGCTTTAAATAAAGGTTCAAATCTGGCAGGAATAGAAGGAGCTTCCATTCAGATGCTTGCTCACGGAATAAATGTTGTCGGGCTTTTTTATGCTGCTGATATATTAATTAAAAGGTTTGGAACCAGAGATCTTACTAAGATGGGAGGACTGGCTACAAAAGCTCCCTTTTTCGCAGTTTTATTTATGATTATCTCTCTTGGTACTATGGCAGTTCCATTAACAAATGCCTTCATCGGAGAATTTTTACTTCTAAAAGGAATTTTTAATTTGTCAATTGCCGGAGCTGTTATAGCTGGTTTAACATTGATTTTATGCGCCGTATATACCACTAAAATGTATGGTATGTCTATGTTTGGTACAGGGAATGAAGAATTTTTGAGTAAACAAAAAGATATCGCTTTACAACCTAAAATTGGGCTTATAGTAGTTGCAATTTTAATCTTAGTTATGGGAGTTTATCCACAGCCTTTGCTTACTTTATCTACAGAAACGGCTACTCAGGTATTAAGCTTATTAATTAAATAA
- the nuoL gene encoding NADH-quinone oxidoreductase subunit L has product MENIIYLIPILPLLGFAICGIFGSKLPKNIVGVIANLMVWVPFFLSVYLFINFTGPAPIKAEAFTWFAVDNFKVNFSFQIDQLSLVMMMIVTGIGSLIHLYSIGYMHDDKGFYKFFAYLNLFIFSMLLLIMGSNFLILFIGWEGVGFCSYLLIGFWFKNKEYGYAARKAFVMNRIGDLGLLIGIFMLAYYFGSVEFTDIAAKAGMFKSNDTVLIVATLFLFIGAMGKSAQIPLYTWLPDAMAGPTPVSALIHAATMVTAGIYLVIRSNAIYSLAPFTLDFIMYIGLATSILAAFIGLRQNDIKKVLAYSTVSQLGLMFVALGAGAYTTALFHVTTHAFFKALLFLGAGSVIHAMGGEQDMRYMGGLKKKIPVTYWTFLIATLAICGVPPLAGMFSKDEILVAIWQKDKLVWGLTLFSAALTCIYMFRLLFLTFFGDFRGTEEQKKHVHESPSVMTIPLIILAILTVFGGALNLPHYLGENISQKLAHWLQPIYVGIHAHEEPPFSTEMILLAVTLLVIALVAALVYNKYVVKKAQPVIVENMTGWEKASAKAAYVNELYNEVIVNPVLALGRFFKNIVDKYIINGIVEGTARAVQGCGSLLRMVQNGNVEYYVLAMSLGIFILLLVAGYLS; this is encoded by the coding sequence ATGGAAAACATAATATATTTAATACCAATTTTACCCTTACTAGGGTTCGCAATTTGCGGGATTTTTGGAAGTAAATTACCTAAAAACATAGTAGGAGTTATTGCAAATCTGATGGTTTGGGTACCTTTCTTCTTATCCGTATATCTATTTATTAACTTTACAGGCCCGGCTCCAATTAAAGCAGAAGCATTTACCTGGTTTGCCGTGGATAATTTTAAAGTTAATTTTTCCTTTCAGATAGATCAATTATCTTTAGTAATGATGATGATTGTTACCGGAATAGGCTCACTGATACATTTGTATTCCATAGGGTATATGCATGACGATAAAGGTTTTTATAAATTTTTTGCCTACCTGAATCTTTTCATATTTTCCATGCTTTTGCTAATTATGGGAAGTAATTTTTTGATCCTTTTCATAGGATGGGAAGGGGTAGGATTTTGTTCATATCTTTTAATCGGATTCTGGTTTAAAAATAAAGAATATGGGTACGCTGCAAGAAAAGCTTTTGTTATGAATAGAATTGGTGACTTAGGGTTACTGATAGGAATATTTATGCTGGCATATTATTTTGGAAGTGTTGAATTTACCGATATTGCTGCAAAAGCAGGTATGTTCAAATCCAATGATACCGTTCTTATAGTGGCAACACTCTTTTTGTTTATAGGGGCTATGGGTAAATCAGCTCAGATACCTTTATACACTTGGTTACCTGATGCGATGGCAGGTCCTACTCCCGTTTCAGCGTTAATACATGCGGCTACAATGGTTACCGCAGGTATTTATTTGGTTATACGTTCCAATGCTATATACAGCCTGGCTCCGTTTACATTGGATTTTATTATGTATATTGGATTGGCTACCTCTATACTGGCTGCATTTATAGGATTACGTCAAAACGATATAAAGAAAGTATTAGCATACTCAACAGTATCACAGTTAGGTTTAATGTTTGTCGCCTTAGGCGCAGGAGCCTACACTACCGCTTTGTTTCACGTAACTACACATGCTTTTTTCAAAGCACTTCTATTCCTCGGAGCAGGAAGCGTTATACATGCGATGGGTGGTGAACAGGACATGAGATATATGGGCGGTTTAAAAAAGAAAATTCCGGTTACCTACTGGACATTTTTAATTGCTACTCTGGCTATTTGCGGTGTACCTCCATTAGCGGGTATGTTTTCTAAAGATGAAATTTTAGTAGCCATTTGGCAAAAAGATAAATTAGTTTGGGGGTTAACTCTCTTTTCAGCAGCACTAACCTGTATATACATGTTCCGCTTATTGTTTTTAACCTTTTTCGGAGATTTCAGGGGAACCGAAGAACAGAAAAAACATGTACATGAAAGTCCTTCTGTAATGACAATTCCTTTAATAATTTTAGCTATATTAACCGTTTTCGGCGGAGCTCTTAATCTACCTCACTATTTAGGTGAAAATATTTCCCAAAAACTGGCTCATTGGTTACAACCTATATACGTAGGTATTCACGCACATGAAGAGCCACCATTCTCTACCGAAATGATATTGCTGGCAGTAACTTTATTGGTAATTGCACTTGTAGCTGCATTGGTATATAACAAATATGTAGTGAAAAAAGCCCAGCCTGTCATTGTGGAAAACATGACCGGATGGGAAAAAGCTTCAGCAAAAGCAGCTTACGTAAACGAACTTTACAACGAAGTTATAGTTAATCCGGTATTGGCATTAGGAAGATTTTTCAAAAATATAGTTGATAAATATATAATCAATGGAATTGTAGAAGGTACAGCCCGTGCAGTTCAGGGATGCGGTAGTTTGCTAAGAATGGTTCAAAACGGAAATGTAGAATATTACGTTTTAGCAATGTCTTTGGGTATTTTTATACTACTCTTAGTAGCTGGATATTTAAGTTAA
- the nuoK gene encoding NADH-quinone oxidoreductase subunit NuoK codes for MVNSLLQSIPIDYFIYLSTLLFCIGVTGVLVRRNAIIILGCVELMLNSVNLLLAAFSAYKGDADGQILVFFIMVVAAAEVAVGLAIITMLYRNTRSVDVSLFNRLKG; via the coding sequence ATGGTAAACAGTTTATTACAAAGCATACCGATAGATTATTTTATTTATTTATCTACATTACTCTTTTGTATAGGAGTAACAGGAGTACTGGTAAGAAGAAACGCAATCATTATTTTAGGTTGTGTGGAACTTATGTTAAACTCTGTTAATTTATTATTAGCTGCATTTTCCGCATATAAAGGAGATGCAGACGGACAAATTTTAGTATTTTTTATCATGGTTGTTGCTGCAGCTGAAGTTGCAGTAGGTTTGGCAATTATAACCATGCTGTACAGAAATACACGTTCAGTAGATGTAAGTTTATTTAATAGATTAAAGGGATAA
- a CDS encoding NADH-quinone oxidoreductase subunit J family protein produces MEEILFYIVSACAIISAFFVVFSKSPMYSIISLIVTFFSISGLYIMLNAQFLSAVQIIVYSGAIMVLFLYVLMMLNLKQKDEPLKGSGFQILAVISGGLVFIGFIGALRGFQSIDLPVSPDSQIGLTKNLGYLLFSEYVLPFELAGILFLSALVGAVMIGKRDL; encoded by the coding sequence ATGGAGGAAATTTTGTTTTATATAGTATCTGCATGCGCTATTATCAGTGCGTTCTTTGTAGTTTTCAGTAAAAGCCCCATGTACAGTATCATATCTTTGATTGTTACTTTTTTCTCCATTTCCGGTTTATACATCATGTTAAATGCACAGTTTCTTAGTGCTGTTCAGATTATAGTGTATTCAGGAGCCATCATGGTACTATTTCTATACGTATTAATGATGCTGAACCTCAAGCAAAAAGATGAACCTTTAAAAGGAAGTGGCTTTCAAATTTTGGCAGTTATCTCGGGAGGACTTGTTTTTATCGGTTTCATAGGAGCATTAAGAGGGTTTCAATCTATTGACCTTCCGGTTTCACCGGACAGTCAGATAGGGTTAACTAAAAATTTGGGATACCTGCTTTTCAGTGAGTACGTATTACCTTTTGAGTTAGCAGGGATACTGTTTTTATCAGCTCTCGTAGGAGCCGTAATGATAGGAAAAAGAGACTTATAA
- a CDS encoding NuoI/complex I 23 kDa subunit family protein, whose product MSLKEKAYLPAILGGMKITLKHFFKKPVTIAYPEKKREFSPVYRGQHVLKRDDQGRERCTACGLCAVACPAEAITMIAAERKRGEENLYREEKYAEKYEINMLRCIFCGLCEDACPKEAIFLTDRIVMPEPKRNNFVYGKDLLVETLENRIDVSQRQIKSYTVEK is encoded by the coding sequence ATGAGCTTAAAAGAAAAAGCATATCTTCCTGCCATCCTTGGTGGAATGAAGATAACTTTAAAACATTTCTTTAAGAAACCAGTTACTATAGCTTACCCCGAAAAGAAAAGAGAATTTAGCCCTGTATATAGAGGCCAGCACGTACTAAAAAGAGACGACCAAGGTAGAGAAAGATGTACAGCCTGCGGTTTATGTGCAGTAGCCTGTCCAGCAGAAGCTATAACTATGATTGCCGCAGAAAGAAAACGAGGAGAAGAAAACCTGTACAGAGAAGAAAAATATGCCGAAAAATATGAAATTAACATGTTAAGATGTATATTTTGCGGACTTTGTGAAGACGCTTGTCCAAAAGAAGCTATTTTCCTTACTGATAGAATTGTGATGCCGGAGCCTAAAAGAAATAATTTCGTTTACGGGAAAGATCTCTTAGTCGAAACTTTGGAAAATAGAATAGACGTATCTCAACGACAAATAAAAAGTTATACAGTAGAAAAATAG
- the nuoH gene encoding NADH-quinone oxidoreductase subunit NuoH has translation MWFTVSLVVILFIICLGGAAYETWMERKVAALMQDRFGPSRAGKFGLLQPLCDGGKLFFKEDFVPRNAEKWLFIISPGILMLIALSTGAVIPWGKSLFIAGVSYPVQVASIDVGVLYIMGIVSIGVYGIMLGGWSSNNKYSLLGAIRASSQMISYELAMGLSLLSIIMMSGTLDLRVMVEEQATNLYGISFLNGMAWNVFYQPLAFILFVTCSFAELNRAPFDLAECESELVGGYHTEYSSMKFGTFLFAEYINMFINSALISTLFFGGYSFPYMNKLVENGLGENWIGIISILAFLLKIVFCVFCFMWVRWTLPRFRYDQLMRLGWRIMIPLAILNLLITATVVVFT, from the coding sequence ATGTGGTTTACAGTATCATTAGTGGTAATTCTCTTTATAATATGCCTTGGAGGAGCAGCTTATGAAACCTGGATGGAAAGGAAAGTGGCAGCACTTATGCAAGACAGGTTTGGACCAAGCAGAGCCGGTAAATTCGGTTTATTACAACCCCTTTGCGACGGAGGAAAATTATTTTTTAAAGAAGACTTTGTTCCTAGAAATGCAGAAAAGTGGCTGTTTATAATATCACCGGGTATACTAATGTTAATAGCATTAAGTACCGGTGCAGTAATCCCTTGGGGAAAATCCCTCTTTATAGCAGGAGTTTCTTATCCCGTACAGGTTGCCAGCATAGATGTCGGAGTACTTTACATAATGGGAATTGTTTCCATAGGAGTTTATGGGATTATGTTGGGAGGATGGTCTTCCAATAATAAATATTCGCTCTTAGGAGCCATAAGAGCTTCATCACAAATGATTTCGTATGAATTAGCTATGGGATTATCTCTCTTATCTATTATTATGATGTCCGGAACTCTTGATTTACGGGTTATGGTAGAAGAACAGGCAACCAATTTATATGGAATTTCATTTCTTAATGGTATGGCTTGGAATGTATTTTACCAGCCTTTAGCATTTATTTTATTTGTCACCTGTTCATTTGCTGAATTAAACCGTGCCCCTTTTGATTTGGCAGAATGCGAGTCTGAATTGGTTGGAGGATATCATACCGAATACAGCTCCATGAAATTTGGAACATTTCTATTCGCTGAGTACATCAATATGTTTATTAACTCAGCTTTAATTAGTACGTTGTTCTTTGGTGGCTACAGCTTCCCTTATATGAATAAACTTGTGGAGAACGGTTTAGGTGAAAACTGGATTGGAATAATCAGTATCCTTGCTTTTCTTCTTAAAATAGTATTCTGCGTATTCTGTTTTATGTGGGTAAGATGGACTCTTCCTAGATTCAGATACGACCAGTTAATGAGACTTGGATGGAGAATAATGATACCGTTAGCCATTCTTAATTTATTAATAACCGCTACGGTAGTAGTATTTACGTAA
- a CDS encoding 2Fe-2S iron-sulfur cluster-binding protein, translated as MSEEVSKIKVTIDGVTVEVAPGITIVDAARQIGGASVPPTMCYYSKLEGSGGRCRTCLVEVSKGSEKDPRPMPKLVPSCRTNVMDGMEVKVITSERVVQAVQGITEFLLINHPLDCPVCDQAGECKLQDLAYEHGLERTRSEFPRRTFQPDDIGPYIKLNMNRCILCARCVLVANQLTNQRNHGILFRGDHAEISTYLNKAITNDFSGNVIDVCPVGALTDRTSRFKSRVWFTEPVNATCKCEKCSGKAVLWMKGDEILRVTARKDQYNEVEEFICNDCRFERKERKYWNIEGPTHISDHSVISLNHYELPLPKNDPHYLTKQNKTKTIE; from the coding sequence ATGAGTGAAGAAGTAAGTAAAATAAAAGTAACAATAGATGGAGTAACAGTAGAAGTAGCTCCCGGAATTACTATTGTAGACGCTGCTCGTCAGATAGGAGGAGCCTCTGTGCCTCCGACAATGTGTTATTACAGTAAACTGGAAGGGAGCGGAGGACGTTGCCGTACCTGTTTAGTGGAAGTATCAAAAGGATCTGAAAAAGATCCGCGCCCTATGCCTAAACTGGTTCCTTCTTGCAGAACCAATGTTATGGATGGAATGGAAGTAAAAGTAATTACTTCAGAAAGAGTTGTACAGGCAGTTCAGGGAATAACCGAATTTTTATTAATCAATCACCCGCTCGATTGTCCTGTTTGCGATCAGGCAGGAGAATGTAAATTACAAGATTTAGCCTACGAGCACGGTTTAGAAAGAACCCGTTCTGAATTTCCAAGAAGAACATTTCAGCCTGATGATATCGGCCCTTATATAAAATTAAACATGAACCGTTGCATTCTTTGCGCGAGATGTGTCTTAGTAGCCAATCAGCTTACCAATCAAAGAAATCACGGAATACTTTTCAGAGGAGATCATGCAGAAATTAGTACGTATCTGAACAAAGCCATAACCAATGATTTTTCAGGAAACGTAATAGATGTTTGTCCCGTAGGAGCACTTACAGACAGAACTTCAAGATTTAAAAGCAGAGTATGGTTTACAGAGCCGGTTAATGCTACCTGTAAATGCGAAAAATGTAGCGGAAAAGCAGTTCTTTGGATGAAAGGAGATGAAATATTGAGAGTAACTGCCAGAAAAGATCAGTACAATGAAGTAGAAGAATTCATTTGTAACGATTGCAGATTCGAAAGAAAAGAACGCAAATATTGGAACATAGAAGGACCTACCCATATCAGCGATCATTCGGTAATATCGTTAAATCATTATGAATTACCATTGCCTAAAAACGATCCTCACTATTTAACAAAACAAAATAAAACAAAAACGATAGAATAA
- the nuoF gene encoding NADH-quinone oxidoreductase subunit NuoF: MSNKLLLKNSKVEGIKTFEVYRKHGGYVSAEKALKMSPDEILEEVKTSGLRGRGGAGFPTGMKWSFLAKPEGIPRYLVVNADESEPGTFKDRYLMEYIPHILIEGILISSYCLGANTSYIYIRGEYSWIPDILEKAIEEAKANGFLGKNIKNTGYDLEIYVQRGAGAYVCGEETALLESLEGKRGNPRLKPPFPAVKGLYQCPTVVNNVETVASIPSIIEITGAEYAKLGVGRSTGTKLISACGNLNKPGVYEIDFNLSVEEFIYSEEYCGGIPNGKKLKACIPGGSSVPIVPARLLLKTAEGEPRLMNYESLSVGGFETGTMLGSGGFIVLDEDQCVVRHTMTLARFYNHESCGQCTPCREGTGWLYKILKKIEEGRGTYEDIDLLWDVQRKIEGNTICPLGDAASWPVAAAIRHFRDEFEWHINNPECLTRNYGIADYAQV, translated from the coding sequence ATGAGCAATAAGTTATTACTTAAAAATAGCAAAGTAGAAGGCATCAAAACATTTGAGGTTTACAGAAAACATGGAGGATATGTAAGTGCGGAAAAAGCCTTGAAAATGTCTCCGGATGAAATTTTGGAAGAAGTCAAGACCAGTGGCTTACGAGGAAGAGGAGGAGCAGGGTTTCCTACAGGTATGAAATGGAGTTTCTTAGCTAAACCGGAAGGAATACCTCGTTACTTAGTAGTCAATGCAGACGAGTCAGAACCCGGAACATTCAAAGACCGGTATCTTATGGAGTATATTCCACATATACTTATAGAAGGGATTTTGATTTCATCTTATTGTTTAGGGGCCAATACATCCTATATATATATAAGAGGGGAATACTCATGGATTCCTGATATATTGGAAAAAGCAATTGAAGAAGCTAAAGCGAACGGTTTTCTTGGTAAAAACATAAAAAATACAGGATATGATCTTGAAATTTATGTACAAAGAGGAGCCGGGGCTTATGTATGCGGAGAAGAAACAGCCTTGTTAGAATCATTGGAAGGAAAAAGAGGAAATCCAAGATTAAAACCTCCGTTTCCGGCAGTAAAAGGATTATACCAGTGTCCAACAGTGGTAAATAATGTAGAAACCGTAGCCTCCATTCCATCAATAATAGAAATTACAGGAGCTGAATACGCTAAGTTAGGAGTAGGAAGATCTACAGGAACCAAGTTAATTTCTGCCTGTGGTAACTTAAATAAACCAGGAGTATACGAAATAGACTTTAACCTGAGTGTTGAAGAATTTATATATAGTGAAGAATATTGCGGAGGAATACCTAATGGTAAAAAACTCAAAGCATGTATTCCGGGAGGGTCTTCAGTACCTATTGTACCCGCAAGACTATTATTAAAAACGGCAGAAGGCGAACCTCGTTTAATGAACTATGAAAGTTTATCTGTCGGTGGATTTGAAACAGGAACCATGTTAGGCTCCGGTGGATTCATAGTGCTGGATGAAGATCAGTGTGTAGTACGGCATACCATGACATTAGCGCGCTTTTACAACCACGAAAGCTGTGGGCAATGTACGCCTTGTCGGGAAGGTACCGGATGGCTTTACAAAATTTTGAAAAAAATTGAAGAAGGCAGAGGTACTTACGAAGACATAGATCTTCTTTGGGACGTACAAAGAAAAATTGAAGGAAATACCATATGTCCGCTTGGAGACGCGGCATCTTGGCCGGTGGCAGCAGCCATTCGTCACTTTAGAGATGAATTTGAATGGCATATTAACAATCCAGAGTGCTTAACAAGAAACTATGGAATAGCAGACTATGCACAAGTATAA
- a CDS encoding NADH-quinone oxidoreductase subunit NuoE family protein, translating to MDANSVKSNNVVVFSEETLTKVNKIIARYPEGKQKSALIPVLHLAQKEFDGWLDVPVMDYVASLLSITPIEVYEVATFYTMFNMQPVGKYVLEVCRTGPCMLNGSDQIIEYIKEKLQIKEGETTQDGLFTLKPAECLGACGYAPMMQIGKFYHEHLTKEKINEIIDLCRAGNIAID from the coding sequence ATGGACGCAAACAGCGTAAAATCTAATAATGTAGTGGTTTTTAGTGAAGAAACCTTAACGAAGGTAAATAAGATCATAGCCAGATATCCGGAAGGGAAGCAGAAATCTGCTCTTATTCCAGTATTGCATTTGGCACAAAAAGAATTTGATGGTTGGTTAGATGTTCCCGTAATGGATTATGTAGCATCTCTCTTATCCATTACACCTATAGAAGTATATGAAGTTGCAACTTTTTATACCATGTTTAATATGCAGCCGGTAGGCAAATATGTGTTAGAAGTTTGCAGAACCGGACCATGTATGTTAAATGGAAGTGATCAAATCATTGAGTATATCAAAGAAAAACTACAAATAAAAGAAGGTGAAACCACACAAGATGGTTTATTTACCCTGAAGCCCGCTGAATGTTTAGGAGCATGCGGATATGCGCCTATGATGCAGATAGGTAAGTTCTATCACGAACACCTTACCAAAGAAAAAATAAATGAGATTATAGATCTCTGCAGAGCGGGAAACATAGCAATTGATTAG
- a CDS encoding RNA polymerase sigma factor gives MDQEIITNIRADKSYLPKSFYNKNFSAVARYIMRNNGNMEDAQDVFHESYLVLIQKIRNPDFILTSTLSTFLFAIAKNIWLKRLRDNHFFRKESFDDKHSIEFFPEASNNLTKENKVLLWLSHISNHCQKLLKAIFFYNQPIEKLMTKMGWKNKHSASNQKYKCIQQLKKAKRKVEDE, from the coding sequence ATGGATCAAGAAATCATTACTAATATAAGAGCCGATAAAAGTTACTTGCCGAAATCATTTTACAATAAAAATTTCTCTGCTGTAGCACGTTATATTATGAGAAACAACGGAAATATGGAAGATGCTCAGGATGTCTTTCATGAGTCTTACCTAGTTCTCATTCAAAAAATCAGAAATCCAGATTTTATACTCACTTCTACTTTATCTACTTTTCTTTTTGCTATTGCCAAAAATATTTGGTTAAAACGTTTAAGAGACAATCATTTTTTTCGAAAAGAATCATTTGATGATAAACATAGTATTGAGTTTTTTCCTGAAGCAAGTAACAATCTAACTAAGGAGAATAAGGTATTGCTATGGTTGAGCCATATCTCTAATCATTGTCAAAAATTACTTAAAGCTATTTTCTTTTATAATCAACCTATTGAAAAGTTAATGACAAAAATGGGATGGAAGAATAAACATAGTGCTTCTAATCAAAAATATAAGTGTATTCAACAATTAAAGAAAGCTAAACGTAAAGTTGAAGATGAATAA
- a CDS encoding carboxymuconolactone decarboxylase family protein, giving the protein MKQYSEPSDKQFTNDIIKGSPKQVEAWLSFDEEIHNVESAIPSKYKELISIAVALTTQCPYCIEVHTKKAVEMGISQQELTETIMITAALRSGAAMGYGLLSMKFFKNIEK; this is encoded by the coding sequence ATGAAACAGTATTCAGAACCGTCAGACAAACAATTTACGAACGACATTATTAAAGGCTCCCCTAAACAAGTAGAAGCTTGGTTGAGTTTTGATGAAGAGATTCACAATGTAGAATCTGCGATACCCTCAAAATACAAAGAGCTAATATCTATAGCAGTAGCATTAACAACACAATGTCCCTATTGTATAGAAGTTCACACGAAAAAAGCAGTAGAAATGGGTATAAGTCAGCAAGAATTAACGGAAACTATTATGATTACGGCAGCTCTACGCTCCGGAGCAGCTATGGGATATGGACTTTTATCAATGAAATTTTTTAAAAACATAGAAAAATAG